The Daucus carota subsp. sativus chromosome 9, DH1 v3.0, whole genome shotgun sequence genome window below encodes:
- the LOC108202697 gene encoding transmembrane 9 superfamily member 1-like, producing the protein MRRYLLLLLLHFVVSPAFASESDHKYQADDPVTLWVNKVGPYNNPQETYNYYTLPFCHPPGEAGHKWGGLGEVLGGNELINSQIDIKYQKNVNKRTICELELDDDKVKQFKEAIENSYWFEFFMDDLPLWGFVGELHPDRNNENKHVVYTHKNIIVQYNKDQIIHVNLTQENPKPLEAGRILELTYSIKWEPTNITFAHRFDVYLDYPFFEHQIHWFSIFNSFMMVIFLTGLVSMILMRTLRNDYAKYAREDDDLESLERDVNEESGWKLVHGDVFRPPHHLVVLSAVVGTGAQLALLILLVIVVAMVGTLYVGRGAIVTTFIVCYAFTSIISGYVSGGMYSRMGGKKWIKSMILTASLFPFLCFGIGFVLNTVAIFYGSLAAIPFGTMVVVFVIWSFISFPLALLGTVFGRNWSGTPNNPCRVKTIPRPIPEKKWYLTPSVVSIMGGLLPFGSIFIEMYFVFTSFWNYKVYYVYGFMLLVFLILIIVTVCVTIVGTYFLLNAENYHWQWTSFFSAASTAVYVYFYAVYYFYVKTKMSGFFQTSFYFGYTLMFCLGLGILCGAVGYLGSNLFVRRIYRNIKCD; encoded by the exons ATGCGTCGATATCTCCTTCTCCTCCTCCTTCACTTTGTCGTCTCTCCGGCGTTCGCTTCTGAGTCCGATCACAAG TATCAAGCAGATGACCCCGTGACATTATGGGTAAACAAAGTTGGGCCTTATAATAATCCGCAAGAGACATACAACTATTACACTCTTCCATTTTGTCATCCACCTGGTGAAGCTGGTCACAAGTGGGGTGGTCTGGGTGAGGTGTTGGGTGGAAATGAATTGATCAATAGCCAAATAGACATAAAGTACCAGA AAAATGTGAACAAGAGAACTATCTGTGAGCTTGAACTTGATGATGATAAGGTCAAACAGTTCAAGGAAGCTATAGAAAATAGCTattggtttgaatttttcatgg ATGATCTGCCACTATGGG GTTTTGTTGGCGAGCTGCATCCTGATAGGAACAATGAAAACAAGCATGTGGTTTACACACACAAGAATATTATTGTGCAGTACAATAAAGATCAG ATTATTCATGTTAACCTCACTCAAGAGAACCCAAAACCGTTGGAAGCTGGGAGAATATTGGAGTTGACATATTCTATTAAATGGGAGCCCACTAATATCACTTTTGCTCATCGTTTTGATGTTTACCTGGACTACCCCTTTTTTGAGCATCAG ATTCATTGGTTCTCtatttttaattcatttatGATGGTTATCTTCCTCACTGGTCTGGTTTCAATGATATTAATGCGCACACTAAGAAATGATTATGCTAAATACGCTCGGGAAGACGATGATTTGGAATCTTTG GAAAGAGATGTAAATGAAGAATCTGGATGGAAACTTGTCCATGGAGATGTTTTCAGGCCTCCTCATCATTTGGTAGTACTTTCAGCTGTTGTTGGTACGGGAGCTCAGTTGGCATTGTTGATTCTTCTTGTAATTGTGGTTGCAATGGTTGGGACATTGTATGTCGG GAGAGGAGCCATTGTCACAACCTTTATAGTATGCTATGCCTTCACATCAATTATATCAGGTTATGTCAGCGGTGGAATGTATTCACGCATGGGTG GGAAAAAATGGATAAAGTCAATGATCTTGACAGCTTCTCTGTTCCCATTTTTGTGCTTTGGGATCGGCTTTGTCCTGAACACTGTTGCTATATTTTACGGGTCTCTAGCAGCTATTCCATTTGGTACAATGGTGGTGGTTTTTGTGATTTGGAGTTTTATCTCCTTCCCTCTGGCTCTTCTCGGTACAGTTTTTGGAAGAAATTGGAGTGGTACTCCAAACAATCCATGTCGTGTGAAGACCATTCCTCGTCCAATTCCGGAGAAGAAGTGGTACCTCACACCATCAGTTGTTTCAATAATGGGAGGTTTACTGCCCTTTGGTAGCATATTCATTGAGATGTACTTTGTCTTCACATCTTTCTGGAACTACAAG GTGTATTATGTATACGGTTTTATGCTGCTAGTTTTTCTGATCCTCATTATTGTTACTGTATGTGTAACAATAGTGGGCACTTACTTCTTGTTGAATGCCGAGAATTATCACTGGCAGTGGACTTCATTCTTTTCGGCTGCATCAACCGCTGTTTATGTATACTTCTATGCAGTATATTATTTCTATGTTAAAACCAAGATGTCAGGTTTCTTCCAAACCAGCTTCTATTTTGGGTATACACTGATGTTTTGCCTTGGCCTAGGAATCCTTTGTG GTGCTGTTGGTTATTTGGGTTCTAATCTTTTTGTGAGGAGGATTTACCGAAATATAAAGTGTGATTAG
- the LOC108200535 gene encoding xyloglucan 6-xylosyltransferase 1: MLERWLGQRRRRQIHRIIRNSKLTLLCLVLTIVVLRGNLGAGKFGTPEQDLKEIRDTFTLYRKRSEPRRVLEQVTTVVETTSFASGKNINSYGDLDITKFFVDDDESDEINDVNVPYSLGPKISDWDEKRGEWLRKNPGFSNFVQPGKPRVLLVTGSAPKPCENPVGDHYLLKSIKNKMDYCRLHGIEVFYNMALLDAEMAGFWAKLPLIRKLLLSHPEVEFLWWMDSDAMFTDMAFEIPWKRYEDRNLVMHGWDEMVYDDKNWIGLNTGSFLLRNCQWSLDLLDAWAPMGPIGKVRDEAGEVLTRELKDRPVFEADDQSAMVYLLASEKDKWAEKVYLENHYYLHGYWGILVDRYEEMIENHKPGYGDHRWPLVTHFVGCKPCAKFGDYPVERCLKQMDRAFNFADNQIMQMYGFQHKTLASRKVKRTRNETSNPLEEKDELGLLHPPFKVVKAASA, from the coding sequence ATGTTGGAGCGTTGGCTCGGACAACGCCGGAGACGGCAAATTCATCGGATTATTCGGAACAGCAAGCTGACGTTGTTGTGTCTGGTGCTTACGATTGTTGTTTTGCGCGGGAATTTAGGTGCCGGAAAATTCGGGACGCCGGAGCAAGACTTGAAAGAGATAAGGGATACATTTACCCTTTACCGGAAAAGGTCGGAGCCTCGCCGTGTTCTTGAACAAGTCACGACTGTCGTCGAGACGACGTCGTTTGCTAGTGGGAAGAATATTAATAGTTATGGTGATCTTGATATTACTAAATTctttgttgatgatgatgagagTGATGAAATTAATGATGTGAATGTGCCTTATAGTCTTGGACCGAAAATTAGTGATTGGGATGAGAAGAGAGGGGAATGGTTGAGGAAGAACCCGGGGTTTTCGAATTTTGTGCAACCAGGAAAACCCCGGGTTCTGTTGGTCACGGGGTCTGCCCCGAAACCTTGTGAGAACCCGGTTGGGGATCATTATTTGTTGAAATCTATAAAGAATAAGATGGATTATTGTAGGTTACATGGGATTGAGGTTTTTTATAATATGGCATTGTTGGATGCTGAAATGGCTGGTTTTTGGGCTAAGCTGCCTTTGATTCGGAAGCTTTTGTTGTCTCATCCCGAGGTTGAGTTTTTGTGGTGGATGGATAGTGATGCCATGTTTACTGACATGGCATTTGAGATTCCCTGGAAGCGGTATGAGGATCGGAATTTGGTGATGCACGGGTGGGATGAGATGGTGTATGATGATAAGAATTGGATTGGATTGAATACAGGGAGTTTTTTGTTGAGGAATTGTCAATGGTCTTTGGATCTTTTGGATGCTTGGGCTCCAATGGGACCGATAGGGAAGGTTAGAGATGAAGCAGGGGAGGTTTTGACAAGGGAGCTTAAAGACAGGCCTGTTTTCGAAGCTGATGATCAGTCTGCAATGGTTTACTTGTTGGCTTCGGAGAAGGACAAGTGGGCTGAAAAGGTCTATCTTGAGAACCATTACTATCTTCACGGGTATTGGGGGATTTTGGTTGATCGCTATGAGGAGATGATCGAAAATCACAAGCCTGGTTATGGTGATCACCGGTGGCCTCTTGTCACACATTTTGTCGGGTGCAAGCCTTGTGCTAAATTTGGGGATTATCCAGTGGAGAGGTGCTTAAAGCAAATGGACAGGGCGTTTAATTTCGCGGACAATCAGATTATGCAGATGTATGGTTTTCAACATAAAACACTTGCTAGTCGGAAAGTTAAACGAACACGAAACGAAACCAGCAATCCTCTGGAGGAGAAGGATGAGCTCGGATTGCTTCATCCGCCGTTTAAAGTAGTCAAGGCAGCATCTGCTTGA